TTATCATTTGAAGCAAAACCAGCTTGTCCACTCTGTAAATGTGAGATGGAACTGGAAACACGAGTTTTACCTGAACTCTCATAAAAAGAATAAGCAGATTGCTTCGGAGTGTCCATTGGGCACTCCATTTTGTTTTATTATTATTTACTCCTTAAATTCAGAAAAATGACTAATCGATGTATATTTTATTAGAATGCGGTAAGAATGGTAGATACATAATGTTCTCATGAACAAATTCCAAGGAGGAATAAAAATGAATAAACGTGATTTAATCCAACACGTCGCAGAACAAACTGGCTTACCAAAAAAGCATTCAACTACAGCTGTCAACGCAGTGATCGATGCCATTACTAAAAAACTAACCGATGGTGAAAACGTACAATTAATTGGTTTTGGTAGTTTTGAAGTCCGCCAACGTCAAGCAAGAACCGGTAGAAATCCTCAAACAGGAGAAGTCATTCAAATTAAAGCAACTCGAACGCCTGCGTTTAAGCCTGGAAAGCAGCTTAAGGAAGCAGTTAGAGCTTAAACAGAAAACAGAAAAAGGTTGGCCTAAATCAAGGTCAGCCTTTTTTCACATACGTTAAGAAAGTTTTCAGAATCACGCAACTAAGGCTTGTCCTACATCAGGGCTTGGCTTAGTCAGGTTTTCTTTACCTGAGTACAGTACCTCCTGAAATTTTAACAGATTCTCCTATAATATTAGGTGCAGCATCTGTTATGAGATAGACGATCGTATTGGCAACCTCATCAGGCTCAACTAATTTTCTAGAGGGATACTCGTTCTTAATCATTTCTAGTTGTTCTTCAAATGAAATTCCATTTCTTTCTGCTCTCTTTTCGATGGCTCTAATTCCCATCTGTGTATTCACATATCCAGGGCAAACTGAATTTACTCTTACACCATGTTCGATCGCTTCTAGAGCGAATGAATGAGTAAAACCAATCAAAGCAAATTTAGAGCCGGCATAAGCAGTATTTCCATAAGTTCCTCTTAGACCAGATAAAGATGATACGTTTACAACAACACCTCTTTGGTGTTCTTTCATATGTTGGTACACTAGTTTCGTGAGCATGACTGCAGCTGTATAATTCAATTCCATAATATACTCTATTTCTTCTTTTGAAGTATTTTCTAAAATTCCTCCCCCAGCAATGCCGGCACAATTGACTAATCCATAAATCGGACCGAGTTGTGCTTCAGCGTGTTCGACTAATTCACGCTGATTTAGTTCACTAGTTAAGTCAGCAGTATGCAAATAAATATTCTCAGAAGGAGTGAACTCTAACAGTTCTTGTTTAAGCATATCCAGTTTTTTCGTATCTCTCGCAGTAAGTGTTACCTTGCCCCCCATCATCACTATTGCACGGGCAGTTTCACTTCCAATACCACCACTCGCCCCTGTAATAATAATATGACGGTTTTCAAGTGCATCAACTGAAAATACGCTCATCGTTCAGGCTCCTTTACATACAAAGACTCTGCCACTCATCCTTTTGAAAAATGGGACTAACTCAAGGTGGTTTTGTTTGAGTTAATCCCTATTTTCATAAAACGCAGCTGGTATTCATTTCACAATATCTTTTTACCCTAGTCTGCCATTTTGTAAACCAGAAAATTAATATTTTTTTAAAATCTACAAAGCACATCCAAGACTAGAGACTATGTTTAATTTGAGATGCTTCTAATAAAATCTCTGCTAAAATTTGTCCTGCTGATTGACCTTCTTTTATTAAGCGATTTCCTTGTCCTGCCCAAAGAGACATATATTCTGATTTCCCTTGTTGCTTAGCTGCTTTTCTAATTTCTTTAGTTACCAAGTTCTGTATTGGATAACGCAATGGACTAATAAAGTTAGAGTTAGAGTCAAATAAATCAATGAATGCGTTTCGAATTGCACGCGCAGGTCTTCCAGAAAATGCAGTTGTAATCACTGTACTCTCTTCATTTGATTCCAGTAAGGCTTTTTTGTATAGAGGATTTGCTCCACTTTCTATACTATTTAGAAATCGTGTGCCAAGTTGAATGCCTCCTGCACCTAATGCAAGAGCAGCAATTAAACCTCTTCCATCCATAATCCCTCCCGATGCAATGACTGGGATCTTAACACGGTCGACAATCTGAGGTACCAGTGCAAATGTACCGATTGATGCAGCACCTTGCTCAGCTTTAAATGTGCCTCGGTGTCCTCCCGCTTCACCCCCTTGCGCAATAATTGCATCGACTCCAGCTAATTCTGCCTGAATGGCTTCTTCAACTGTGGTCACCATCGTCATGACTTTCAATTTTTTTTGTTGAGCTGCGATAACTTGATTGTGTGTTGGAACGCCGAACGTTGTAGATATAACTGGCACCTCTTCATCAAGGAGAACGTTAAATTGTTCCTCATAATAATCTTCCACAACTGGCTCATCAGCGGTCATATGAATACCTAACTCATTGTAAACGTTTGAAAGCGCCTTTTTGACTTTCACCGTACGGCTATCCCCGTAAGCCTTCTCAACCCGAAATAGGTTCACTGCAAAAGGATGATCGGTTAAGTCACGAACTTCTCTAATCACTTTCCGAGTCTCATTAGGTGTCAAATATCCAGCTCCAATTGTGCCAAGACCACCTGCATTAGATACCGCAGCAACTAGTTGGGGTGTTGTAATTCCTCCAGCCATACCAGCTTGTATAATGGGATGTTTAATCTGTAAAAGTTCACATACTTGTGTGTACATATGATTCTACTCCCTTCATTCGATTCAAAAACAAGTTGTGTAAAGTATAGAACGAAATCGTTAAATGAACAAAAAAAGGTGCAAGCCGGTATGGCTTGCACTTCAATAAAGGTATGGGCGGTGTCAGAGTTTTAAGGGGATTGTCCTCTTCAGTATAGCACGCTAAAAAGCGTTTGGTTATTGGGAAAACTCCTGAAATTTAGTCCGACAGAATCGGCTTTTTCTTTGCACACTTTCCCAATATACATCGCGGCTTGAACCCCCATAAAACAGATATTAAACCACACAGGTTTAGGTGATTTGCCCTAGAGTATTACTTTGAACACCTTACAAAAAAATACGCAAGCCGGGGGAGGCTTGCGCTTCAAAAAGGTATGGGCGGTGTCAGAGTCTTAAGGGGATTGTCTTCTTCAGTATAGCATGCTAAAAAGCGTTTGGTTATTGGGAAAATCATCGATTTTGTCATGTATTATTATGTCGAAATTACAAAACATTTTCCCAACCTTATCCGACCTTTTCCCATTTCCTGCAACAAATCCTTACTTCCAATTGACATGTTATAATACAAATATAATTACATTTCTCACGAGAATTGAGTGATTCTATGGATCAACGCATTACAACTCAAAGAGTAATCTACTCATATACAGATGGTGAGTTAAAGAAAAAAGAAGATACGATTGTTACTGAGTTCCCGTTAACGATCGTACTGAATGGAAATGAATTTGCGACCATGGTTTGTACACCTACTTATCTTAAGGAAATGGTCATGGGATTCTTAGCCTCAGAAGGCGTGATCAGGTTCGTCAAAAGGGATATCCACTCTATAACGATAGATGAAAATAAAGGATTCGCGTACGTAGAGACAACAACTAAGATCACCCCTACCATTCAAGAACATACAAAACGATTCATAGGTTCATGTTGTGGGAAAAGCAGACAATCTTTCTATTTTCAAAATGATGTCAAAACGGCTAAATCATCCATGACGGTGCAAACCGTTTCCTTTTCTCAATGCATAGATTTGATGAAGCAACTGCAGTCCTCAAGTGGCACCTTCCAGGCAACTGGAGGCGTTCATAACGCGGCTATTTGCACCCCTAATAAAATGATCATCTCAAGAACAGATATTGGTCGACATAATGCATTAGATAAACTTTATGGACACTGCTTAATAAATGAGATTAAAGTTCAGGATAAGGTGCTTGTTTTCAGCGGGAGAATTTCTTCTGAAATTTTACTCAAAGCATCAAAAATTGGTGTAGGGATACTCCTATCTAAATCTGCACCGACTGAGCTCGCCTTGCAAGCAGCTGAGGAATTAAATATAACCACAGCAGGATTCATACGTGGTAACAGAGTTAATGTCTATACTCACCCTGAACGTATAACGTTGTAAAAAGTGATTTAACATCAAAAGGAGGTGGACCTCTTGAACGTATTAGACCAACTGCAACGACCTTTACGAGATTTAAGAATATCAGTTACAGATCGGTGTAATTTCAGATGTCATTACTGTATGCCACCAGAGGTTTTCGGACCTGATTATGAGTTTCTAAAGAAAAATATGTTGTTAAGCTTTGAAGAGATTACAAGATTAACAACGTTATTTCAGAAAAGATCAGGAATAAAGAAAGTTCGGATTACAGGTGGAGAACCTTTGATGAGAAGAGATCTTCCCATTTTGATTGCACAGCTTTCGTCTATTGAAGGAATAGAAGATATTGCGATGACAACGAACGGTTCCTTATTACCTAAATACGCTGATCAACTGAAGGAAGCTGGATTAGACCGGGTCACGATTAGCTTAGATACATTAGATGATGAACGATTTAAGAAAATCAATGGCCGAAATGTTTCTGTAGATACTGTTCTTAAAGGGATCGAAGCAGCAAAATCTGCAGGTTTGGGCATTAAGATGAACATGGTTGTTCAAAAAGGAATCAACGATCAAGACATAATTCCAATGGCTGAATACTTTAAAGATCAAGGACATATCTTAAGATTTATTGAATATATGGATGTTGGCAACTCAAATGGCTGGAAGATGGATGATGTATTCTCCAAACAAGAAATCATTAATCGAGTGAACGAGGTTATACCGATAGAGCCTGTGGAACCAAATTATGAAGGGGAAGTTGCCACTCGCTATCGTTATAAAGGCTCTGAGGGTGAAATTGGAATTATCTCTTCGGTTACTGATGCGTTTTGCTCTTCGTGTAATCGTGCTAGACTTTCTGCAGAGGGGAAGCTCTACACATGTCTTTTCTCTTCAAAAGGCCATGACCTCAGAGGACCTTTACGAAACGGGAAAAATGACGAAGAAATGATGCAACTCATACGTGATATATGGACAAAACGTTCAGATCGCTACTCTGAAGAACGCACTTCACAGACGAAACGGGATTCTAAAGTAGAGATGTCACACATCGGCGGGTAAGAGAACTAAATGCCTAGCAAAGACAATAATAAGACCAAGTAGAAGGAATAAACTCTACTTGGTCTTGTTTAATAACGGTCTATAAAAGCTATTGAGAAACATTTGCGGATGCTTTTGCACTTGCAGTTGAAGAAGCAAACCCAACATAGATCGATGCAAATGCAATAATGAAATGCAAAATATTATCAGCCATCAAGAAAATAATACCCGCAAATTCATGTGTAAACAATCCAAGAATAGCTACAAGTAAATAAACGATACCAAATATTTTTGCATATGCTGCACTCTTGGACTCACTACCACTCACCATCAATGCAATTGCTCCAGACAACAGATGCACAATGTTATGCATCGGTGTTAAGTGGAAAATACCTTCAAATGGAATAAAGAATCCAACTACTCCTAATACAAGAAAAATAATACCTAATACTTTAACAAACTTTTTAGCCATTTGATTCATCCTCTCCTAATCAAAGATATTAAGATAACGAATATAGATAGGGAATGGATCACTAAATTTCTAAAAAAATTAAAACAAATGAAATAAATGTAAGTATCGAGTGTTTATGTATTCAAAACAGTTCAAATGAGTTACCATAGTACTATAAAAGACATTTCAAAACCCAAAATACATAAATACATATAACTACTTAAAAATAAAGGTGTGAGTAATGTGCAACTAAAACAGACTCCTTCATATACAACCATTGATGAAGCTTCTAAAGATGTTTTAGAACTGATGAGTAAATTTGTCGATGTGAATACATTTTTTGTCGCAAAAAATGATAAACAGGATGTTGATATCATTCAATCATTCAACCGCAATGAAATTGTACTAGAATCAGGATTCGAAACTTTATATCGTGATTCTTACTGACAATTTATCGTTAAAGGCGGTCGTGAACCGCTTATTATAGAAGATTTAACCGCAAATGAAGAAACGAAAGATATGACGGTTACAAAGAACCTCGGTGGCGGATCGTTAATAGGAGTACCGATTTATTACGGGAATGGAGAGAACTTCGGTACACTATGCGGAATGGATTTACGCCCGCATCACTTTACCGAAGACCATATTGATCTTTTTAAAGCGATGGCGAATCTCCTCGGAAATGTGCTTGATCTAGAAAGTGCAAATAACAAAATTCAGACCCTTTCCGTTCCGTTTGTACCGATCTCTGATGAGGTTGCAATTTTACCGATTATTGGTGACGTTGATGAAGAACGAACTGACCGGATCATGGAAATTACCTTATCTGAAAGCGTCAATCACAACTTGGAATATCTGATCCTAGACTTATCAGGACTAATTAGTATTGATTCAAATAGTACGGTGAATTTATTGAAAATCGGAAACTCTCTTAGTCTGTTAGGTGTCAAATCCATTCTTACTGGTATAAGACCTGAACTTGCATTAAGAGCGATTAGAGAGAACAGTGATTTTGAAAATTTAACGGTAAAAGCCAATTTAAAACAAGCACTCAGTTCAATTGGATACAGTATTGTTAAAAGCTAGTAAAAATCAGGCTCAAAAAGGGCCTGATTTTTTGTGTATTATTTGATTTTAATCTTAAACGGTTCTGTTATCCGATTTGGATAATCAATTAATTTAAGTATGACTTCCTTTTGGTTGGTTGGATTTTGAATTGAATAATGGTGATACCGGACTAAGGAATCATCAGAGGACACCATCTCTTGCCCATTTACCTCCATGTTTACAGGAGTATGTCTAAATAGTTCATAATGTGCATGTTTGTCTATTTGCTCATATTTTACGGAAAAATCAAGTTGGACATTATCCTCTAGTTTTGTGACCCCGTCCAAAGTAATCCGGTTGTCTCTTGGGGCCTTTACAAGTTTTTCATTTCTTACATCTATGACGATTGTACGCTCACCTTTTGGGATTGCACGTACTGAGCTACCTGACAAATACAATTCTGCCGGCTTTCTGAAATAATTGCTTTGAAAATAGAGCACATAATCATTTTCTCCACCGGTTCTCGTGACACCGTTGTCTATGGGTAACCAATGTTCGCCCTTCTCATCTACTAACTTCAAATCATCAAAATGAAATAACTGTTTTGTATTCGATTGATCCAATTTTACGTAGAGTCCGATTCTTGTTGGATGGATCACCATTTTTTCAAATTGAACTTTTTGGCCTTCTATACTGATTTCCTTATGGATCGGAATCGTTTCTTTCGTATTTTTGAACCATTCTTTATCAATAGGGATTTTTAAATTCCAATCCACACCGAGTTGTGTACCAGTTGTTGATGTCGCAGAATCCGTCTCCTCCAAACGAGTGTTCAAGATAAGTGTATTTGGCACTACAGCATTTTCGGTGAGATTGATAACTATTTTACCTTCCATTTTCTCACCCTTAGCAAAATTAACATTTTCGCTAGGATCATTATAGCTATAACTGATGTCATGTAATTCTTCCCCATCTTCATTTAAGAGATCAGGTGAATGCAGTCGCAAAAAGGTGTACTGATTGGATGCTTCAATTGAGTAAAAGAGAATCATTCTTGACTCATCTACAATGATTCGATCTACTGAAACTTTAATCCCTTCATGCGTTTGACTAACATTCACTTCATGTATGAAATCATTCACAACTGCATCTTCTAACCCCTTGTCTCCTTCAATCATTTCTATTATGGACTCGATCCCAGGTATCGACTTTAAAGTGTTCGCAAAAGCAGGTGAAACCTTAATACTCGTTACCAACAAAAAGATTAAGGCAATGCTACTCATTGTGCTTACGATCGCTCGACTTCTTATTTTCTTATGGCGCTTCCCCTTTTGAATGCCACTTTTTATGTACTCGTCTATTCTTTCAGGTGTTTGAATATGTTTATTTTCCATCCGTAACACCTTCTTTCTCCATGTTATGTCTCATCTGTTTGAGTGCTTTGTACAACCACGTTTTTATTGTGCTTTCTGGTTTATCTAATATGTTAGAAACCTCTTTGATTGTATAGCCTTGATAGTATTTCAACAAAATGACTTGTTGTAGATCTCTTTTTAGTTGAAAGATATTTTCTTGTAAGTTGAGCCGATCATTCCAATCAATCGGTACTTCTTCCTCTTGGTCAAGTAACCAGTCTGAATGTACAAGTCGTTTTCTTTTACGAATTTCATTA
This Pseudalkalibacillus berkeleyi DNA region includes the following protein-coding sequences:
- a CDS encoding STAS domain-containing protein — protein: MIEDLTANEETKDMTVTKNLGGGSLIGVPIYYGNGENFGTLCGMDLRPHHFTEDHIDLFKAMANLLGNVLDLESANNKIQTLSVPFVPISDEVAILPIIGDVDEERTDRIMEITLSESVNHNLEYLILDLSGLISIDSNSTVNLLKIGNSLSLLGVKSILTGIRPELALRAIRENSDFENLTVKANLKQALSSIGYSIVKS
- a CDS encoding DUF4179 domain-containing protein; the protein is MENKHIQTPERIDEYIKSGIQKGKRHKKIRSRAIVSTMSSIALIFLLVTSIKVSPAFANTLKSIPGIESIIEMIEGDKGLEDAVVNDFIHEVNVSQTHEGIKVSVDRIIVDESRMILFYSIEASNQYTFLRLHSPDLLNEDGEELHDISYSYNDPSENVNFAKGEKMEGKIVINLTENAVVPNTLILNTRLEETDSATSTTGTQLGVDWNLKIPIDKEWFKNTKETIPIHKEISIEGQKVQFEKMVIHPTRIGLYVKLDQSNTKQLFHFDDLKLVDEKGEHWLPIDNGVTRTGGENDYVLYFQSNYFRKPAELYLSGSSVRAIPKGERTIVIDVRNEKLVKAPRDNRITLDGVTKLEDNVQLDFSVKYEQIDKHAHYELFRHTPVNMEVNGQEMVSSDDSLVRYHHYSIQNPTNQKEVILKLIDYPNRITEPFKIKIK
- a CDS encoding sigma-70 family RNA polymerase sigma factor, giving the protein MNDEIVRKAQKGDDEAFGQLIMHYKNDLYAVAFRYFHNEIDALEAIQETTYRAYKSIKKLKDTSVVKPWLIRILANYCLNEIRKRKRLVHSDWLLDQEEEVPIDWNDRLNLQENIFQLKRDLQQVILLKYYQGYTIKEVSNILDKPESTIKTWLYKALKQMRHNMEKEGVTDGK
- a CDS encoding NAD(P)H-dependent flavin oxidoreductase — its product is MYTQVCELLQIKHPIIQAGMAGGITTPQLVAAVSNAGGLGTIGAGYLTPNETRKVIREVRDLTDHPFAVNLFRVEKAYGDSRTVKVKKALSNVYNELGIHMTADEPVVEDYYEEQFNVLLDEEVPVISTTFGVPTHNQVIAAQQKKLKVMTMVTTVEEAIQAELAGVDAIIAQGGEAGGHRGTFKAEQGAASIGTFALVPQIVDRVKIPVIASGGIMDGRGLIAALALGAGGIQLGTRFLNSIESGANPLYKKALLESNEESTVITTAFSGRPARAIRNAFIDLFDSNSNFISPLRYPIQNLVTKEIRKAAKQQGKSEYMSLWAGQGNRLIKEGQSAGQILAEILLEASQIKHSL
- a CDS encoding HU family DNA-binding protein produces the protein MNKRDLIQHVAEQTGLPKKHSTTAVNAVIDAITKKLTDGENVQLIGFGSFEVRQRQARTGRNPQTGEVIQIKATRTPAFKPGKQLKEAVRA
- a CDS encoding SDR family NAD(P)-dependent oxidoreductase; the encoded protein is MSVFSVDALENRHIIITGASGGIGSETARAIVMMGGKVTLTARDTKKLDMLKQELLEFTPSENIYLHTADLTSELNQRELVEHAEAQLGPIYGLVNCAGIAGGGILENTSKEEIEYIMELNYTAAVMLTKLVYQHMKEHQRGVVVNVSSLSGLRGTYGNTAYAGSKFALIGFTHSFALEAIEHGVRVNSVCPGYVNTQMGIRAIEKRAERNGISFEEQLEMIKNEYPSRKLVEPDEVANTIVYLITDAAPNIIGESVKISGGTVLR
- the moaA gene encoding GTP 3',8-cyclase MoaA; protein product: MNVLDQLQRPLRDLRISVTDRCNFRCHYCMPPEVFGPDYEFLKKNMLLSFEEITRLTTLFQKRSGIKKVRITGGEPLMRRDLPILIAQLSSIEGIEDIAMTTNGSLLPKYADQLKEAGLDRVTISLDTLDDERFKKINGRNVSVDTVLKGIEAAKSAGLGIKMNMVVQKGINDQDIIPMAEYFKDQGHILRFIEYMDVGNSNGWKMDDVFSKQEIINRVNEVIPIEPVEPNYEGEVATRYRYKGSEGEIGIISSVTDAFCSSCNRARLSAEGKLYTCLFSSKGHDLRGPLRNGKNDEEMMQLIRDIWTKRSDRYSEERTSQTKRDSKVEMSHIGG
- the fdhD gene encoding formate dehydrogenase accessory sulfurtransferase FdhD gives rise to the protein MDQRITTQRVIYSYTDGELKKKEDTIVTEFPLTIVLNGNEFATMVCTPTYLKEMVMGFLASEGVIRFVKRDIHSITIDENKGFAYVETTTKITPTIQEHTKRFIGSCCGKSRQSFYFQNDVKTAKSSMTVQTVSFSQCIDLMKQLQSSSGTFQATGGVHNAAICTPNKMIISRTDIGRHNALDKLYGHCLINEIKVQDKVLVFSGRISSEILLKASKIGVGILLSKSAPTELALQAAEELNITTAGFIRGNRVNVYTHPERITL
- a CDS encoding DUF4383 domain-containing protein, whose protein sequence is MAKKFVKVLGIIFLVLGVVGFFIPFEGIFHLTPMHNIVHLLSGAIALMVSGSESKSAAYAKIFGIVYLLVAILGLFTHEFAGIIFLMADNILHFIIAFASIYVGFASSTASAKASANVSQ